In a single window of the Tellurirhabdus bombi genome:
- a CDS encoding M14 family metallopeptidase, which produces MVFKRILLFVFAGCFVPVLASAQTPGYNSHAQLTSRLKALSGRYNALTNLQSIGKSRGGKEVWLLTVGRGQAAQKPAVAIVAGVEGTHLAGSELAVQLAEKLLASSNQDSVARLLDSKTFYIFPSVNPDAQEQFTSPLRYERSGNGAETDDDRDGRVNEDPFEDLNRDGLITQVRVEDPTGLFVPSKEDPRVLVKADPSKGEAGRYLLISEGTDNDKDGQFNEDGPGGVNLDKNFTFDYPIFVPGSGEMAVSEPENQALLNFLYKASNVYAVFTFGPYNNLSEAPKFDRAKTTKRIVTGVLEKDATVGDLVSKLYNVQTGLKDAPAMPATKGNFAQTAYYHYGRLSFSTPGWWVPKTTSADTAKAKAGTKASDNEEVKFLKWADANNLRDAFVTWTSINHPDFPGKKVEVGGLAPYAKNNPPVQFLNEAADKHLKFLTSFARQMPVIDIVNLRTESLSGGLTRITAQVVNKGLLPTGAELGDRVRFVPKMKIELKTGNGQTVVSGRRLLLRGAMGAGESMEVSFLVSGNGRATLEAGNAMTGIKSVDVNLK; this is translated from the coding sequence ATGGTATTCAAACGTATACTGCTTTTTGTTTTTGCTGGTTGTTTTGTCCCTGTGCTAGCAAGCGCCCAGACACCAGGTTATAACTCTCACGCTCAGCTCACCAGTCGATTAAAAGCCCTCTCCGGTCGCTACAACGCCTTGACCAATTTGCAGTCAATTGGCAAATCGCGGGGGGGCAAAGAGGTGTGGTTATTGACCGTAGGGCGTGGCCAGGCCGCTCAGAAACCCGCCGTGGCTATCGTAGCAGGCGTGGAAGGAACTCATCTGGCTGGGAGTGAACTGGCCGTTCAACTAGCTGAAAAACTGCTCGCTAGCTCGAATCAGGATAGCGTGGCACGTCTCCTGGACAGTAAAACCTTTTACATTTTTCCGAGCGTAAATCCCGACGCGCAGGAGCAATTTACGAGCCCGCTACGCTACGAACGCAGCGGCAACGGCGCCGAAACGGATGATGATCGCGATGGACGCGTGAACGAAGATCCATTCGAAGACCTGAACCGCGACGGGTTAATTACGCAAGTGCGGGTCGAAGATCCGACGGGGCTTTTTGTGCCTAGTAAAGAAGATCCACGGGTGCTGGTTAAAGCCGATCCGTCGAAAGGGGAGGCTGGACGCTACCTGCTAATCTCGGAAGGGACTGATAATGACAAAGACGGCCAGTTTAACGAAGACGGCCCTGGCGGGGTTAATCTCGACAAGAATTTTACCTTCGATTATCCCATTTTTGTGCCCGGTTCGGGCGAAATGGCGGTTTCGGAGCCGGAAAATCAGGCATTGCTTAACTTCCTTTACAAGGCATCCAACGTCTACGCAGTCTTTACTTTCGGCCCGTATAACAACCTTTCGGAAGCGCCTAAATTCGACCGGGCTAAAACCACAAAACGGATTGTAACGGGTGTTCTGGAAAAAGATGCCACTGTTGGCGATCTTGTGTCAAAGCTATACAACGTGCAAACGGGTTTGAAAGATGCACCAGCGATGCCAGCCACGAAAGGAAACTTTGCGCAGACGGCATACTACCACTACGGACGGCTAAGCTTCTCGACCCCAGGCTGGTGGGTGCCAAAAACGACCTCTGCCGATACAGCGAAAGCCAAAGCCGGCACGAAAGCCTCTGACAATGAGGAAGTGAAATTCCTGAAATGGGCCGATGCCAATAACCTGCGAGATGCATTCGTAACCTGGACGTCCATTAACCACCCCGATTTTCCGGGTAAAAAAGTAGAGGTAGGTGGCCTTGCACCTTATGCCAAAAATAATCCGCCCGTGCAATTTCTGAATGAAGCGGCGGACAAGCACCTCAAATTCCTGACCAGCTTTGCGCGCCAGATGCCGGTGATCGACATTGTGAATCTGCGTACCGAAAGTCTGTCGGGTGGACTGACGCGGATAACGGCGCAGGTGGTTAACAAAGGATTACTGCCTACGGGTGCTGAATTAGGTGATCGTGTACGTTTTGTGCCCAAGATGAAAATTGAGCTGAAAACAGGAAATGGCCAGACCGTGGTGTCAGGACGTCGCTTGCTTCTTCGGGGAGCTATGGGGGCTGGCGAGTCGATGGAAGTAAGCTTCCTCGTGAGCGGAAACGGTCGGGCTACGCTGGAAGCGGGCAATGCCATGACGGGTATCAAATCAGTAGACGTAAATCTGAAGTAA
- a CDS encoding glycoside hydrolase family 20 protein, whose translation MLKASFLWLGLLMSSVGFSQSANEYPIIPKPAKLEARQGKFQLSNTTTVMVPVGNDEVKSIADLFTNQLNASSGLKVAVRNSNKMALPGNLISFQPSQDASIGEEGYRIDIKPEVVTIEALNPKGFFYAVQSLMQLLPSEVFRGSVNTQMVIDWAIPSCRIEDKPRYSYRGLHLDVSRHFMPVAFVKKYIDLIALHKMNTFHWHLTDDQGWRIEIKKYPKLTQQGAERKETIIGHYYESDPQRFDGQPYDGFYTQNEVREVVKYAQSKYVTIIPEIEMPGHALAALRAYPEYGCTGGPYETATKWGIFPEVFCPYDKTFEFLQNILTEVMELFPSQYIHIGGDECPKDSWKQSKFCQDLIKKLGLKDEHELQSYFITRIDKWVTSKGRKIIGWDEILEGGLSPNATVMSWRGTEGGIAAAKQGHDAIMTPGNFLYLDKYQSDPTQEPTSIGGFLPLEQTYSYEPTPQNLSADAQKRIIGAQANVWTEYIKTPEHVEYMVWPRAAALSEVVWTPREQKDWKDFSKRIQPHLERLGFLNVSYSRAFYDVLAETTPTKDGGLRVTLKAKDDDCQIRYSLNGSEPMLQSAAYNKPLVLTQSGTVKAVAVKGGQVMGEVQSWNYIVSKATGKSVQLATAATRPKNADLAVLTDGKPGSAIGYLDDIRGIAGVKNADFNATIDLGAAQPITMVTIGLVKATAGNVLLPKQIDVQVSDDGKAFKSVKVVTLDPTERGKKEVLKQIITFGQTNARYVRVIAQNVGKVPAGMPNAGKDAWVAADEITVD comes from the coding sequence ATGCTCAAAGCCAGTTTCTTATGGCTTGGCTTACTAATGTCCTCGGTGGGATTTAGCCAGTCAGCCAATGAATACCCAATTATTCCTAAACCGGCTAAACTGGAGGCCCGCCAGGGTAAATTTCAGCTCAGTAATACTACCACGGTCATGGTTCCTGTGGGAAACGACGAGGTAAAATCCATTGCCGATCTGTTTACTAACCAGCTTAACGCTTCCAGCGGCCTGAAGGTGGCAGTTCGCAATAGCAATAAAATGGCGCTTCCCGGAAATCTGATTTCTTTTCAGCCTTCGCAGGATGCCAGTATTGGTGAAGAAGGCTACCGCATTGATATCAAACCAGAAGTCGTTACGATTGAAGCGCTCAACCCCAAAGGATTCTTTTATGCGGTTCAGTCGCTGATGCAGCTTTTACCGAGCGAGGTGTTCCGGGGAAGTGTGAATACGCAAATGGTGATCGACTGGGCAATTCCGTCTTGCCGCATTGAGGATAAACCGCGCTATAGCTACCGGGGCTTGCACCTGGACGTTTCCCGCCATTTCATGCCGGTGGCATTCGTTAAAAAATACATCGACCTGATTGCGCTGCATAAAATGAATACGTTTCACTGGCACCTGACCGACGACCAGGGCTGGCGAATTGAAATCAAAAAGTATCCGAAATTAACCCAGCAGGGAGCAGAACGGAAAGAAACGATCATTGGCCACTATTATGAATCGGACCCGCAGCGCTTCGACGGCCAGCCTTACGATGGTTTCTACACCCAGAATGAAGTTCGGGAGGTGGTGAAATATGCCCAATCCAAATACGTGACGATTATCCCCGAAATTGAAATGCCGGGTCACGCGCTGGCGGCTCTGCGGGCTTATCCCGAGTACGGTTGCACGGGCGGACCCTACGAAACGGCCACCAAATGGGGTATTTTTCCGGAGGTGTTCTGTCCGTATGACAAAACATTTGAGTTTTTGCAGAATATCCTGACGGAAGTAATGGAGCTGTTTCCCAGCCAGTACATTCACATCGGTGGGGATGAGTGCCCGAAAGATTCCTGGAAACAAAGCAAATTCTGTCAGGATTTAATTAAGAAGTTAGGGCTGAAAGATGAGCACGAACTGCAAAGCTATTTCATCACCCGAATCGACAAATGGGTGACGTCAAAAGGACGTAAAATCATCGGTTGGGACGAAATTCTGGAAGGTGGTCTGTCGCCAAACGCGACCGTCATGAGCTGGCGCGGAACCGAAGGCGGGATTGCGGCGGCAAAACAAGGCCACGACGCCATTATGACGCCGGGAAATTTCTTGTATCTGGATAAATACCAGTCAGATCCGACACAAGAACCAACGTCGATTGGTGGATTCTTGCCGTTGGAACAAACGTACTCGTACGAACCAACGCCGCAGAATTTGTCAGCCGATGCGCAGAAACGCATCATCGGGGCACAGGCCAACGTCTGGACGGAGTACATAAAAACGCCGGAGCACGTTGAGTACATGGTTTGGCCACGGGCGGCGGCTTTGTCGGAAGTGGTCTGGACTCCGCGTGAACAAAAAGACTGGAAAGATTTCAGCAAGCGGATTCAGCCGCACCTTGAGCGGCTTGGCTTCCTAAACGTGAGCTACTCCCGGGCCTTTTACGATGTGCTGGCCGAGACAACGCCGACCAAGGACGGTGGCCTGCGCGTTACGCTCAAAGCGAAAGACGACGATTGCCAGATTCGGTACTCACTGAACGGAAGTGAGCCTATGCTGCAATCGGCGGCGTATAACAAACCACTGGTATTAACGCAGTCGGGAACCGTCAAGGCGGTGGCTGTCAAAGGCGGTCAGGTAATGGGCGAAGTTCAGTCCTGGAATTATATTGTGTCGAAAGCAACGGGCAAAAGCGTTCAACTGGCTACGGCAGCAACGCGGCCTAAAAATGCCGATCTGGCTGTTCTGACGGATGGCAAACCAGGCTCAGCGATTGGTTACCTGGATGATATCCGGGGCATCGCGGGCGTGAAAAATGCCGACTTTAACGCAACGATTGATCTGGGGGCGGCGCAACCGATAACCATGGTGACGATTGGACTGGTGAAGGCGACAGCAGGGAATGTTTTATTGCCAAAACAGATTGACGTTCAGGTTTCTGACGATGGAAAGGCGTTTAAATCGGTCAAGGTGGTAACACTGGACCCAACCGAGCGGGGCAAAAAAGAAGTGCTTAAGCAGATCATTACCTTCGGACAGACGAACGCGCGGTACGTACGGGTGATTGCCCAGAATGTGGGTAAAGTCCCTGCCGGAATGCCTAACGCGGGTAAGGACGCCTGGGTAGCTGCCGACGAGATTACCGTCGATTAA
- a CDS encoding helix-turn-helix transcriptional regulator, translating into MGSLYLIGRSVFVYLERGSLNFYMTALITLQLLLLTNWKARICISVVGLLSMSTLIYLFPPISGSSIKISYIYECIGITFMTFLGSTYFYNLEIQKFLNLHTIQIQKEKLETYTCLLEQEKQQQDHKLEQRSRELTSYTLQEMKNSRFLEEIRKSIQQEEPAEIKKIPNLISIHLQGESKWTYFKDVFENVHPDFFSRVHAQFPALNSNDIRLIALLKMKLSTKEIADILGISPQSANTARYRLRKRLQLNPDDDLEKLIYQL; encoded by the coding sequence ATGGGTAGCCTTTATCTTATTGGTCGATCTGTTTTTGTTTATCTGGAAAGAGGGTCGCTGAACTTTTACATGACCGCCCTGATCACCCTTCAGCTTTTACTTCTGACCAACTGGAAAGCCCGGATTTGTATCTCCGTCGTTGGCCTTTTATCCATGAGTACCCTGATTTATCTCTTTCCTCCTATTTCGGGTAGCTCCATAAAAATCTCTTATATATACGAATGCATCGGGATCACTTTTATGACTTTTCTGGGATCGACCTATTTTTACAACCTGGAAATACAAAAGTTTTTAAACCTGCATACCATCCAGATACAGAAAGAAAAACTGGAAACATACACGTGTCTGCTTGAGCAGGAAAAACAGCAACAAGACCACAAACTGGAGCAACGCAGCCGCGAGCTAACCAGCTATACCCTACAGGAAATGAAAAACAGCCGCTTTCTGGAAGAAATCAGAAAAAGTATTCAACAAGAGGAACCGGCTGAAATAAAAAAAATTCCTAACCTGATCAGCATCCATTTGCAGGGTGAAAGCAAGTGGACCTACTTTAAAGATGTATTCGAAAATGTGCATCCCGACTTCTTTAGCCGCGTTCACGCGCAATTTCCGGCCCTAAACTCGAATGATATACGCCTGATCGCGCTGCTAAAAATGAAGCTTAGCACCAAGGAAATTGCGGATATTCTGGGCATTTCGCCTCAAAGTGCCAACACCGCCCGGTATCGATTGCGGAAGCGGCTGCAACTCAATCCCGATGACGATCTGGAAAAGCTGATTTATCAGTTGTAA
- a CDS encoding M14 family metallopeptidase: MKKLLILAFSLCSYLAFAQQKTNSKEQAISDELTGLRAIGSPANPKVPMRWNHYNDYAGIAKFCQDMAKAHPNLVKVESMGKTFQGRDLWVMVVSDFKTGNPERKPGFYIDGNIHSNELQGSEIAMYTAWYLAENFGNVEFITNLLKDKTFYIAPSINPDAREDFIRKPNNANSPRSGMMPLDDDGDGYVDEDGYDDLDGDGNIVQMRRKSPLGRWKQDPNDPLRLIPAKADEPGEYEILGYEGIDNDGDGLVNEDGAGRYDPNRDWGWSWQPDYIQGGALFYPGTLPETQAIKKYIMSHPNIAGAQSYHNYGGMFLRGPGAEEDQQYYASSDIAVYDVIGKLGEKIIPGYNYYVIHKDLYTVYGGEIDWLALGRGIFTFSNELMTSYLLYRQKATDDNRFQNDEFNQFSKYLLFDDAYVPWKSFKHPQYGDIEIGGSKKNYVRNHPGFMLEEDAHRNMAFTLYHANQTPKLDIQNISSRSLDNGLTEVTAVIINQRVIPTHSAHDVRFKIERPDYITLKGGNVVAAMIVENADLGLTREQKNNPATIEVPSIPGMGNVKVRWIVKGNPGKYTVSVDSRKGGVVEKTM, translated from the coding sequence ATGAAAAAGCTTTTAATACTGGCGTTTAGCCTTTGTTCATACCTTGCCTTTGCGCAGCAGAAAACCAATTCAAAAGAGCAGGCCATCAGCGACGAATTAACGGGTTTGCGAGCAATTGGCTCCCCGGCTAATCCGAAAGTCCCGATGCGTTGGAACCACTACAACGACTACGCGGGAATCGCTAAATTTTGCCAGGACATGGCCAAAGCGCACCCGAATCTGGTCAAAGTAGAGTCGATGGGGAAAACGTTTCAGGGCCGTGATCTATGGGTAATGGTTGTCTCCGATTTTAAGACCGGCAACCCCGAACGCAAACCCGGTTTTTACATCGACGGAAATATTCACTCGAATGAGTTACAAGGCTCGGAAATCGCGATGTACACGGCCTGGTATCTGGCCGAAAACTTTGGGAACGTGGAGTTTATAACCAATTTGTTGAAAGACAAAACGTTCTACATTGCTCCGTCCATCAACCCGGACGCGCGTGAAGATTTTATCCGCAAACCCAATAATGCCAATTCGCCGCGTTCGGGCATGATGCCGCTGGATGACGATGGCGATGGCTATGTGGATGAGGATGGGTATGATGATCTCGATGGGGACGGAAATATTGTGCAGATGCGCCGGAAATCGCCCCTGGGCCGTTGGAAACAAGATCCCAATGATCCTTTGCGCCTGATTCCCGCCAAGGCGGATGAACCCGGCGAGTACGAAATTCTGGGCTACGAAGGCATTGACAACGATGGTGATGGGCTGGTAAACGAGGACGGGGCGGGTCGCTACGATCCAAACCGCGACTGGGGTTGGAGCTGGCAGCCCGATTACATTCAGGGCGGGGCGCTGTTCTACCCCGGTACGCTGCCGGAAACCCAGGCCATCAAGAAATACATCATGAGCCACCCGAACATTGCCGGCGCCCAGAGCTACCACAACTACGGCGGTATGTTTCTACGGGGTCCAGGAGCGGAGGAAGACCAGCAATATTATGCATCTTCGGACATTGCAGTCTACGATGTGATTGGAAAACTAGGCGAGAAAATCATTCCGGGATACAATTATTACGTTATCCACAAAGATTTATACACCGTTTACGGAGGTGAGATAGATTGGCTGGCTTTGGGACGGGGGATTTTTACGTTTTCCAATGAGTTAATGACTTCCTATCTGCTGTATCGCCAGAAAGCTACCGACGACAATCGCTTTCAGAACGATGAGTTCAATCAGTTTAGTAAATATTTACTGTTTGATGACGCGTATGTGCCCTGGAAGTCGTTCAAGCATCCGCAATACGGCGACATCGAGATTGGTGGATCTAAGAAAAATTACGTTCGGAACCACCCCGGTTTCATGCTTGAGGAAGACGCACACCGGAACATGGCCTTCACACTTTACCACGCCAATCAGACGCCTAAACTGGATATACAGAACATTTCTTCCCGCTCACTGGATAATGGTCTGACCGAAGTAACGGCTGTCATTATCAACCAGCGCGTTATTCCGACGCACTCGGCCCACGACGTTAGATTCAAAATTGAGCGGCCCGATTACATTACGCTCAAAGGAGGCAATGTTGTGGCTGCCATGATTGTCGAAAATGCGGACCTGGGCTTGACAAGAGAGCAAAAAAATAATCCGGCAACCATCGAGGTTCCTAGCATTCCAGGTATGGGAAATGTGAAAGTACGCTGGATCGTCAAGGGAAATCCCGGCAAATACACTGTTTCGGTAGATAGCCGCAAAGGCGGTGTCGTCGAAAAAACGATGTAA